In a genomic window of Nostoc sp. UHCC 0870:
- the ureG gene encoding urease accessory protein UreG, with the protein MTTFRIGVAGPVGSGKTALVDALCKALRDRYQIAVVTNDIYTQEDAQFLVRSQALTSDRILGVETGGCPHTAIREDASMNLAAIEQLEQRFTQLDLVFLESGGDNLAATFSPELVDLTIYVIDVAAGDKIPRKGGPGITKSDLLVINKTDLAPYVGADLSVMERDAKKMRGDKPFIFTNLKTQQGLADVIEFVCTHV; encoded by the coding sequence ATGACCACATTTCGTATAGGTGTAGCAGGCCCTGTTGGTTCAGGGAAGACGGCTTTAGTAGATGCTTTGTGTAAAGCATTGCGCGATCGCTATCAAATTGCTGTGGTGACGAATGATATTTATACTCAAGAAGACGCTCAGTTTTTGGTACGCTCTCAAGCCTTAACTAGCGATCGCATTTTGGGCGTAGAAACTGGTGGGTGTCCCCATACTGCCATCCGAGAAGACGCTTCGATGAATTTGGCAGCCATTGAACAACTAGAACAGCGTTTCACTCAGCTAGATTTAGTCTTTTTAGAAAGTGGTGGTGATAATTTAGCTGCTACCTTTAGTCCTGAATTGGTAGATTTAACCATTTACGTCATTGATGTCGCAGCTGGTGATAAAATCCCCCGCAAAGGCGGCCCCGGTATTACTAAATCTGATTTACTGGTAATTAATAAAACTGACCTTGCCCCCTATGTGGGCGCAGATTTAAGTGTCATGGAACGAGATGCAAAAAAAATGCGCGGTGATAAACCTTTTATTTTTACCAATTTGAAAACTCAACAAGGCCTGGCTGATGTGATTGAATTTGTTTGTACTCATGTATAG
- the cpeA gene encoding C-phycoerythrin subunit alpha, whose amino-acid sequence MKSVVTTVIASADAAGRFPSTSDLESVQGSIQRAAARLEAAEKLANNIDAVATEAYNACIKKYPYLNNAGEANSTDTFKAKCARDIKHYLRLIQYSLVVGGTGPLDEWGIAGQREVYRALGLPTAPYVEALSYARNRGCAPRDMSAQALTEYNALLDYAINSLS is encoded by the coding sequence ATGAAATCAGTTGTTACCACCGTTATTGCATCAGCAGATGCCGCAGGTCGTTTCCCTAGCACCTCTGATTTAGAATCAGTACAAGGTTCTATCCAACGTGCAGCTGCTCGTTTGGAAGCTGCTGAAAAGCTAGCTAACAACATTGATGCAGTTGCAACCGAAGCTTACAACGCTTGTATCAAAAAGTATCCTTACTTGAACAATGCTGGTGAAGCTAACTCCACCGATACCTTTAAAGCTAAGTGCGCTCGTGACATCAAGCACTACTTGCGCTTGATCCAGTACAGCTTGGTAGTTGGCGGTACAGGCCCCTTGGATGAATGGGGTATTGCTGGTCAACGTGAAGTTTATCGCGCTTTGGGCTTGCCCACCGCTCCTTACGTTGAAGCATTAAGCTATGCTCGTAACCGTGGTTGCGCTCCTCGTGATATGTCTGCTCAAGCATTGACTGAGTACAATGCACTACTTGACTACGCTATCAATTCTTTGTCCTAG
- the cpeB gene encoding C-phycoerythrin subunit beta codes for MLDAFSRAVVSADASTSTVSDIAALRAFVASGNRRLDAVNAIASNASCMVSDAVAGMICENQGLIQAGGNCYPNRRMAACLRDAEIILRYVTYALLAGDASVLDDRCLNGLKETYAALGVPTTSTVRAVQIMKAQAAAHIQDTPSEARAGAKLRKMGSPVVEDRCASLVAEASSYFDRVISALS; via the coding sequence ATGCTTGACGCTTTTTCTAGAGCTGTAGTTTCAGCAGATGCCAGCACTTCCACCGTATCTGATATTGCTGCCCTCAGAGCCTTTGTTGCTAGTGGTAACAGACGTTTGGATGCAGTAAATGCGATCGCTAGTAACGCTAGCTGCATGGTTTCTGATGCTGTAGCTGGAATGATCTGCGAAAACCAAGGTTTAATCCAAGCTGGTGGTAACTGCTATCCTAACCGTCGCATGGCTGCTTGCTTACGCGATGCTGAAATCATCCTCCGCTATGTAACCTATGCTCTATTAGCTGGTGACGCTTCAGTTCTAGATGATCGTTGCTTAAACGGTTTGAAAGAAACCTATGCGGCTCTAGGCGTACCCACCACCTCAACCGTGCGTGCTGTTCAAATCATGAAGGCTCAAGCAGCTGCTCACATTCAAGACACCCCAAGTGAGGCTCGTGCTGGTGCTAAGTTGCGTAAGATGGGAAGTCCTGTTGTAGAAGATCGTTGCGCTAGCTTAGTTGCTGAAGCTTCTAGCTACTTCGATCGCGTAATTTCTGCTCTGAGCTAA
- a CDS encoding HEAT repeat domain-containing protein yields MDKRFFNFFNLTEDQAIALLDTPQDQLSEDDSRYIAASHLVNFPTEQSINALMRAVQQTDPSLDNRIVRRKSVETLGRLQAEVAIPVIRTCLSDEDCYTVENAVWAIGEIGTQDTDILEDVAQLLDKPGQTHRVIIHTLTKFNYQPALERIRKFVDDADPPTASAAMAAVCRLTGDYSQMGKVVAMLQHPNVLGRRLSIQDLMDARYYDAIPHIARCPVSLIFRLRGIRTLAEAGISAGAISFATIQPYLEQTLYDHPHDLGLVHSYPSPPTLPSLIRGLYETDFGRCYLATKTILDDHADVAPEALFATYAEEANNDYGAHFHVIKLFGWLKHSPAYDLLIEGLYNKQPQFQKSRAAAAIALGELGEARAIPELKVCLETKIWDLKYAALMALEKLGDTSGYEQLTNDDDWLIREKAKSQLQPILNS; encoded by the coding sequence ATGGATAAACGCTTTTTTAATTTCTTTAATCTTACAGAAGATCAGGCGATCGCTCTTTTGGATACGCCTCAAGACCAGTTGAGTGAGGATGATTCACGCTATATTGCGGCTTCTCATTTGGTAAATTTCCCGACGGAGCAATCTATTAATGCCCTGATGCGGGCTGTGCAGCAAACTGACCCCAGCTTAGATAACCGTATTGTCCGCCGTAAGTCGGTGGAGACTTTGGGACGACTGCAAGCTGAGGTAGCCATACCAGTAATTCGCACTTGTCTAAGTGATGAAGACTGCTACACGGTGGAAAATGCTGTTTGGGCGATCGGTGAAATTGGGACTCAAGACACCGATATTCTAGAAGATGTGGCTCAATTGCTGGATAAGCCGGGGCAAACCCACCGCGTAATTATTCATACGCTGACAAAGTTTAATTATCAACCTGCCCTAGAACGTATTCGCAAGTTTGTAGATGATGCTGACCCACCTACAGCAAGTGCTGCAATGGCCGCAGTTTGCCGTTTAACTGGGGACTATTCCCAAATGGGGAAGGTTGTGGCGATGTTGCAGCACCCGAATGTGTTAGGGCGGCGGTTATCCATCCAAGATTTGATGGATGCTCGATATTATGACGCAATTCCTCATATTGCCCGATGTCCAGTATCTCTGATATTTAGACTACGCGGCATTCGGACTTTAGCAGAAGCCGGAATCTCTGCGGGAGCAATTAGTTTTGCCACAATTCAACCTTATTTAGAGCAGACATTATATGACCATCCCCATGATTTGGGTTTGGTGCATAGTTACCCAAGTCCCCCAACTCTGCCAAGTCTGATTCGAGGACTGTACGAAACCGACTTTGGACGTTGCTATTTGGCAACCAAAACTATTCTTGATGATCACGCCGATGTCGCGCCTGAAGCTCTATTTGCAACCTATGCCGAAGAAGCTAATAATGACTATGGCGCACACTTCCATGTGATTAAGTTGTTCGGTTGGTTGAAACATTCCCCAGCCTACGATTTGCTGATTGAAGGATTGTATAACAAACAACCACAATTTCAAAAATCACGGGCGGCTGCGGCGATCGCTCTTGGTGAACTCGGTGAAGCACGAGCAATTCCTGAACTGAAAGTCTGTCTCGAAACCAAAATTTGGGATTTAAAGTATGCAGCACTGATGGCACTAGAAAAACTCGGCGATACCAGTGGTTATGAGCAGCTTACAAACGATGACGATTGGCTGATTCGGGAAAAAGCTAAATCACAACTTCAACCAATTCTTAATTCGTAA
- a CDS encoding class I SAM-dependent methyltransferase: MSDSQTISAAVAKLYNTYPFPPEPLLDEPPPGYNWRWNWLTAYNFCTGQKPSHHNVRILDAGCGTGVGTEYLVHLNPNAAVVGIDLSAGALAVAQERCQKSGATGVEFHHLSLFDAEQLPGEFDLINCVGVLHHTPDPIRGIQALAKKLSPGGIMHIFVYGELGRWEIKLMQEAIALLQGDKRGDYTDGVAVGRQLFAALPEDNRLRNREEERWSWENQRDGYFADMYVHPQEIDYNINTLFELIDASELEFLGFSNPQIWNLERLISKAPELIERSQNLSDRQLYRLIELLDPPAITHYEFFLGRSPITREDWASDAKLLSAIPEPSPCIQGWRDSQQFFNHDYQIVRLNDAEWQFLRACDENQTVNQILQGMEASLEDVRSLQKQQIILLTAT, translated from the coding sequence ATGTCAGATTCCCAAACAATTAGTGCAGCAGTTGCCAAACTATACAATACCTATCCATTCCCGCCAGAACCGTTATTAGATGAACCACCTCCGGGTTATAACTGGCGTTGGAACTGGCTGACGGCGTATAACTTCTGTACCGGGCAAAAACCCTCTCATCACAATGTCCGCATCCTCGATGCTGGCTGTGGAACGGGGGTAGGAACAGAATACTTGGTGCATCTCAACCCTAATGCGGCGGTGGTGGGGATTGATTTGAGTGCTGGCGCATTGGCTGTAGCTCAAGAGCGTTGTCAAAAATCTGGGGCTACAGGGGTAGAATTTCATCACCTGAGTTTATTTGATGCGGAACAGCTACCGGGTGAGTTTGATCTGATTAATTGTGTGGGAGTTCTGCACCATACCCCTGACCCGATTCGCGGGATTCAAGCCTTGGCAAAAAAGCTGTCGCCTGGTGGGATAATGCACATTTTTGTGTATGGTGAACTGGGACGTTGGGAAATCAAGTTAATGCAAGAGGCGATCGCACTACTACAAGGTGATAAACGGGGTGATTACACTGACGGTGTAGCGGTTGGGCGACAACTGTTTGCAGCATTACCAGAAGATAACCGCCTCCGCAACCGAGAAGAAGAACGCTGGTCTTGGGAAAATCAACGGGATGGCTACTTTGCAGATATGTATGTACATCCGCAAGAGATTGATTACAACATCAATACACTGTTTGAGTTGATTGATGCGTCAGAATTGGAGTTTCTCGGCTTTTCTAATCCGCAGATTTGGAATTTAGAGCGATTAATTAGTAAAGCACCAGAATTGATTGAGCGTTCTCAAAATTTGAGCGATCGCCAACTTTATCGGTTGATTGAACTGCTCGATCCGCCAGCCATTACCCACTACGAGTTTTTCTTAGGACGCAGCCCTATCACCAGAGAAGATTGGGCATCTGATGCAAAGCTACTGTCTGCAATACCCGAACCAAGTCCTTGCATTCAGGGATGGCGAGATAGTCAACAATTCTTTAATCACGACTATCAGATTGTGCGTCTAAATGATGCCGAGTGGCAGTTTCTCCGCGCCTGTGATGAGAATCAAACAGTCAATCAAATCTTGCAGGGAATGGAGGCTAGTTTAGAAGATGTGCGATCGCTCCAAAAGCAGCAAATCATTCTCCTGACTGCCACATAA
- a CDS encoding PAS domain-containing sensor histidine kinase — protein MNQLDEAFILLKEKIIDLELALSQSQQEIQLLKQAHQKEVADRKYVESELRTSQHMLQLVMDTLPEAIFWKDRNSVYLGCNRNFAEDAGVFSPQNIVGKTDYDLAWKKEEARFFQECDRRVILSNRPEVGIVEPQLQADGKQAWLETNKVPLHDLHGNVIGILGTYQDITERKQAEIALHELNQKLELQTLELTSALHQLQQSQLQLIQREKMSALGNLVAGVAHEINNPVGFLAGNLLPAQEYIRDLWELIDLYQVTFPSPGREIEEKSETIDLEYIREDLPNLLSSMEKGVERIRSISTSLRTFSRGDTESKVPFKIHEGLDSTLLILKHRLKANEHRPAIQVITEYDESLCINCFPGQLNQVFMNLLANAIDALEESSQGKSFQEIQCHPNCIKVLTELSSCQKFGVIRIQDNGVGMTQATQHKVFERLFTTKEVGKGTGLGLAIARQIIIEKHNGIIEINSALGEGSEFTIKIPLKTVY, from the coding sequence ATGAATCAGTTAGATGAAGCATTTATCCTGCTTAAAGAAAAAATTATCGATTTAGAGTTGGCACTCAGTCAGTCTCAGCAAGAGATCCAATTACTTAAACAAGCTCATCAAAAAGAAGTGGCTGATCGTAAGTATGTGGAAAGTGAATTAAGAACTTCTCAACATATGTTGCAATTGGTAATGGATACTTTGCCAGAAGCCATTTTTTGGAAAGATCGCAATTCAGTTTATCTAGGCTGTAACCGGAACTTCGCCGAAGATGCTGGAGTTTTTTCTCCTCAAAATATTGTGGGTAAAACAGATTATGACTTGGCGTGGAAAAAGGAAGAGGCTCGATTCTTCCAGGAGTGCGATCGCCGAGTCATTCTCTCTAATCGCCCCGAAGTAGGAATTGTCGAACCCCAACTTCAGGCCGATGGCAAACAAGCATGGTTAGAAACAAATAAAGTTCCTTTACACGATCTTCATGGCAACGTTATAGGGATTCTTGGTACTTATCAGGACATTACGGAACGCAAGCAAGCAGAAATAGCCTTACACGAATTGAACCAAAAGCTAGAACTTCAGACCTTAGAACTTACTTCAGCATTACACCAACTCCAACAATCTCAATTACAACTCATACAGCGCGAAAAAATGTCAGCTCTGGGCAATCTGGTTGCAGGTGTAGCCCATGAGATTAATAATCCCGTCGGCTTTCTGGCAGGAAATTTACTACCCGCACAGGAATATATCAGAGATTTGTGGGAATTAATTGATTTATACCAAGTGACATTTCCCAGTCCAGGACGGGAGATTGAGGAGAAAAGTGAAACTATTGATTTAGAGTATATTCGCGAAGACTTGCCGAATTTGCTCTCTTCTATGGAGAAAGGGGTTGAGCGGATTAGGTCTATTAGCACTAGCCTACGCACTTTTTCCCGAGGAGACACAGAATCTAAAGTTCCCTTCAAGATTCATGAAGGTCTTGATAGTACATTGCTGATTCTGAAACATCGCTTGAAAGCTAATGAACATCGCCCAGCCATTCAGGTGATTACTGAATATGATGAATCTCTCTGCATCAATTGTTTTCCAGGTCAACTGAATCAGGTTTTTATGAATTTGCTAGCAAACGCGATTGATGCTTTAGAGGAATCTAGTCAAGGAAAAAGCTTTCAAGAAATTCAGTGCCATCCTAACTGCATCAAAGTTTTGACAGAGTTGTCTTCTTGTCAAAAGTTTGGAGTGATTAGGATTCAAGACAACGGTGTTGGTATGACACAAGCAACACAGCACAAGGTTTTTGAGCGTTTGTTTACGACGAAGGAAGTTGGTAAGGGAACAGGATTAGGTCTAGCGATCGCTCGTCAAATTATCATTGAGAAGCATAACGGCATCATAGAAATCAACTCTGCACTTGGAGAAGGTAGTGAATTCACTATTAAGATTCCTCTCAAAACAGTCTATTAA
- a CDS encoding cistern family PEP-CTERM protein — protein sequence MSVQKIIFRLSAIYGFGVCLLAVMPSASAFTFSQSGDSVTIGAADINKSFEINFDGNVSEKDVQALSSTAIFKFLGFTTIGSGSNIKTEAKFDITLSNTSSNGITSRTSALGFDVSSDLLGIGNTNNSGSTRVSGLFTKDRSGSFPNQFGGVDVCFTNGNTCQGGASGGVSTGAAATLSPILAFAGNVTNFTLSNLGVRYQSIDGTSTIDNKTFNGASGTGRGYYIAPPPPPKKVPEPATAAAIGLLAVGASRLKKKQPLLSV from the coding sequence ATGTCTGTGCAAAAAATAATCTTTAGGCTATCTGCTATTTATGGATTTGGTGTTTGTTTATTGGCTGTAATGCCTTCTGCATCAGCTTTTACTTTTTCTCAAAGCGGCGATAGCGTCACAATTGGTGCTGCGGACATCAATAAGTCTTTTGAAATTAACTTTGACGGGAACGTTAGTGAAAAAGATGTTCAAGCACTCTCATCTACCGCCATCTTTAAATTCTTAGGATTTACTACAATCGGTAGTGGCTCTAATATTAAAACCGAGGCAAAGTTTGACATCACCCTATCCAACACATCTAGTAACGGTATCACCTCTAGAACATCTGCTTTAGGTTTTGACGTTAGTAGTGATCTACTTGGAATTGGAAACACCAACAATTCTGGAAGCACACGAGTCTCTGGGCTGTTTACTAAAGATAGAAGTGGTTCATTTCCCAATCAATTTGGCGGCGTTGATGTCTGCTTCACTAACGGTAATACCTGTCAGGGTGGTGCAAGTGGTGGTGTTAGCACTGGTGCGGCTGCTACTTTATCTCCTATCCTTGCTTTCGCAGGTAATGTCACTAACTTTACCCTCAGTAATTTAGGCGTGCGTTACCAAAGTATTGACGGCACAAGCACTATTGATAATAAAACCTTCAATGGTGCTAGTGGTACAGGTCGAGGATACTATATTGCTCCACCGCCACCACCTAAAAAAGTACCTGAGCCAGCTACAGCAGCAGCTATCGGTTTATTGGCTGTGGGTGCGTCGCGCCTGAAAAAGAAACAACCTCTGCTATCAGTATAA
- a CDS encoding HEAT repeat domain-containing protein: MSTEELFQQLKHPNPHLRDQAMWALAENPDATTIPRLMSILDEEDTTYRRAAVKALGAIGPDAVTPLVAALLNSENVTVRGSAAKALAQVAINHPDVPFSEEGVQGLKTALNDSNPVVHIAAVMALGEIGTPVVDVLIEALQTTDNPALGISLVNALASIGDRRGVEVLTSLIQNESTDSYVRESATSALSRLEMTVKFQRGEQ, from the coding sequence ATGTCTACAGAAGAATTATTTCAACAACTTAAACACCCCAACCCACACCTACGCGACCAAGCAATGTGGGCTTTAGCTGAGAATCCTGATGCCACAACGATTCCCCGACTGATGAGTATTCTAGATGAGGAAGATACCACCTATCGACGAGCGGCTGTAAAAGCTTTAGGCGCGATCGGCCCCGATGCAGTAACTCCTCTGGTTGCAGCTTTGCTCAATAGTGAAAATGTCACAGTGCGAGGAAGTGCCGCCAAAGCACTGGCTCAAGTTGCTATTAATCATCCAGATGTTCCCTTTTCAGAAGAAGGTGTACAGGGTTTAAAGACTGCTCTCAATGACTCCAATCCTGTAGTGCATATTGCCGCCGTGATGGCGTTGGGTGAAATTGGTACTCCCGTTGTGGATGTTTTGATTGAAGCATTGCAAACCACAGATAACCCAGCACTGGGAATTTCCCTAGTGAATGCTCTGGCTTCAATTGGCGATCGCCGAGGCGTAGAGGTGTTAACATCTTTAATTCAGAATGAATCGACGGATTCCTATGTCCGCGAGTCGGCGACTAGTGCATTGTCTCGCCTAGAGATGACTGTGAAGTTTCAGAGGGGAGAACAATAA
- the hflX gene encoding GTPase HflX gives METIFGNLQGLKSSQLKQLQRLYHQRIPGDRITTPEFSQRLAAISTEINQPLCAYVNRRGQVIRIGVGTPRQTQIPPMELPRYGAERLSGIRCLATHLKAEPPNEGALTAMAMQRLDALVVINITGTGFTRRGGGATGYVKEAYLAHLVPQDARALIPSAAIAGSNNGQSPSWSISPPLDLDNLAEQDFMDLVEGLEEEFRREFVAQEVDADHDRVLIVGVMTDQISLQQFHDTVAELARLVDTAGGDVLQTVQQKRSRIHPQTVIGEGKVQEVALTAQTLGCNLVVFDRSLSPAQVRNLEAQIGIRVVDRTEVILDIFAQRAQSRAGKLQVELAQLEYMLPRLTGRGQAMSRLGGGIGTRGPGETKLETERRTIQRRISRLQQEVDQLQAHRSRLRQRRQHQEVPSVALVGYTNAGKSTLLNALTNAEVYTADQLFATLDPTTRRLVIPGDENGKTQEILITDTVGFIHELPPSLMDAFRATLEEVTEADALLHLVDLSHPAWLSHIRAVREILAQMPVTPGPALVAFNKIDQVDSQTLALAQEEFPLAVFISASQRLGLETLRHRLSQLIQYAVDSV, from the coding sequence ATAGAAACTATTTTCGGTAATCTTCAGGGTTTAAAGTCCAGTCAGCTGAAACAACTACAGCGACTGTACCACCAGCGCATACCAGGCGATCGCATCACCACGCCTGAGTTCTCCCAGCGTCTGGCAGCAATTAGCACGGAAATTAATCAACCTTTGTGTGCCTACGTCAACCGTCGCGGACAAGTGATTCGGATTGGCGTAGGCACTCCGCGTCAAACGCAAATTCCACCAATGGAATTGCCGCGTTATGGTGCAGAACGTCTCAGTGGTATTCGTTGTCTAGCCACCCATCTCAAGGCAGAACCGCCGAATGAAGGGGCTTTAACAGCAATGGCAATGCAACGTTTAGATGCTTTAGTGGTAATCAATATTACTGGGACAGGCTTTACACGGCGCGGTGGTGGGGCTACAGGTTACGTTAAAGAAGCTTATTTAGCTCATCTAGTCCCTCAAGATGCCCGTGCTTTGATTCCTAGTGCAGCGATCGCAGGATCAAATAATGGTCAGTCCCCCAGTTGGAGTATATCACCACCACTAGATTTAGATAATCTAGCAGAGCAAGATTTCATGGACTTGGTGGAAGGACTGGAAGAAGAGTTCCGCCGGGAATTTGTCGCCCAGGAAGTAGATGCTGACCATGATCGCGTTTTAATTGTGGGTGTAATGACTGATCAAATATCACTCCAACAATTCCACGACACCGTAGCAGAATTAGCACGGCTGGTGGATACGGCTGGCGGTGATGTATTACAGACAGTACAACAAAAGCGATCGCGCATTCACCCCCAAACCGTCATCGGTGAAGGTAAAGTCCAAGAAGTCGCCCTCACAGCCCAAACCTTGGGATGCAACCTCGTCGTCTTTGACCGCTCCCTCTCACCCGCCCAAGTCCGCAACCTAGAAGCGCAAATTGGTATCCGCGTAGTTGACCGCACCGAAGTTATCTTAGATATCTTTGCTCAACGCGCTCAATCCCGCGCTGGTAAGTTGCAGGTAGAATTGGCACAGTTAGAATATATGCTGCCCAGACTCACCGGCAGAGGTCAAGCAATGTCTCGACTGGGGGGTGGTATCGGGACTCGTGGCCCTGGTGAAACCAAACTAGAAACCGAACGCCGCACCATTCAAAGACGTATTTCCCGATTACAGCAAGAAGTTGACCAATTACAAGCACACCGTTCACGGTTACGCCAAAGACGACAACATCAGGAAGTTCCCTCAGTGGCTTTAGTTGGTTATACCAACGCGGGCAAATCGACCTTGTTAAATGCTCTCACCAACGCCGAAGTTTACACAGCAGACCAATTGTTTGCCACCCTTGACCCCACTACACGCCGTTTGGTGATTCCTGGCGATGAAAATGGAAAAACCCAAGAAATTCTGATTACAGATACTGTAGGGTTTATCCATGAGCTACCACCATCCCTAATGGATGCCTTCCGCGCCACTTTGGAAGAAGTCACCGAAGCGGATGCCCTATTACACCTAGTAGATTTATCCCATCCGGCTTGGTTAAGTCATATTCGCGCAGTGCGGGAAATTCTGGCCCAAATGCCAGTTACTCCCGGCCCCGCGCTGGTGGCTTTTAACAAAATTGATCAAGTAGATAGCCAGACTCTAGCTTTAGCTCAAGAAGAGTTTCCCTTAGCTGTATTTATTTCGGCTAGTCAGCGTTTAGGGTTAGAAACCCTACGTCATCGTCTTAGCCAGTTAATTCAATATGCTGTTGACTCTGTGTAA
- a CDS encoding DUF6887 family protein, which produces MVVAHPQDKAAFYAFVDRFTSVASPETFTMLQSPAGIAEIDHLIRQKVAQMQTE; this is translated from the coding sequence ATTGTAGTTGCTCATCCGCAAGATAAAGCAGCATTTTATGCCTTTGTTGATCGTTTCACATCTGTAGCATCTCCAGAAACATTTACTATGCTCCAATCACCAGCAGGGATTGCAGAAATTGATCACTTAATTCGGCAGAAAGTAGCACAAATGCAGACCGAATAA
- the grxC gene encoding glutaredoxin 3 gives MAAKVEIYTWATCPFCIRAKNLLTRKGVEFTEYSIDGDEVARDKMSDRANGRRSVPQIFINDRHVGGCDDIHALEAQGKLNELLATAL, from the coding sequence ATGGCAGCTAAGGTAGAGATTTACACTTGGGCAACTTGTCCATTTTGCATCCGTGCAAAAAACTTACTAACACGTAAGGGTGTTGAATTTACTGAATACAGCATTGATGGCGATGAAGTAGCAAGAGATAAAATGTCTGACAGAGCCAATGGTAGACGTTCTGTACCACAAATTTTTATCAACGATCGCCATGTCGGTGGTTGTGATGATATACACGCTTTAGAAGCTCAAGGTAAGCTAAATGAGTTACTAGCAACTGCTTTGTGA